Proteins from one Corynebacterium epidermidicanis genomic window:
- a CDS encoding HamA C-terminal domain-containing protein, with translation MNTALPTTLPNIDLASVFTEVTLDEQLQLNSDGSGLRLFHLQVRNNKFDYASLEDLLMNRLGHFVLSRAQIAQYEIEGNLGSIGLQASRFLRRPENQELKENALGNFMLHAFLELALGAPKLLSKIEIAEVSGTRQILCDAVHLLDQSTGSKLRANLIFGASNVVGDFGDTVDLALERAVAIAENEDAECKLVDQNILQQRFEPKTTEYLKNLLLPTAANSANYDVGFGLFLAYDLGLDPTLYQREEFPQVMEQKLKQDLRAHIGHIRDEIQNRGLGIYPFYIYTLPMNDAESDRVTITEAVL, from the coding sequence ATGAACACAGCTCTCCCGACCACACTGCCCAATATCGATCTTGCCTCGGTATTCACAGAAGTAACTCTTGATGAGCAACTTCAGCTCAACAGTGATGGTTCAGGGCTGCGCTTATTTCATCTCCAAGTACGCAACAACAAATTCGATTACGCGAGCCTAGAAGATCTCCTCATGAATAGGCTTGGGCATTTTGTGCTCTCCAGAGCCCAGATTGCCCAATACGAAATAGAAGGAAACCTTGGGTCGATTGGACTACAGGCGTCGCGTTTTCTGCGGCGGCCCGAGAACCAAGAACTTAAGGAAAATGCGCTCGGTAACTTCATGCTGCACGCGTTTCTAGAATTGGCGTTGGGTGCTCCAAAACTGCTGAGCAAAATAGAAATTGCTGAGGTTTCAGGAACCAGACAGATTCTCTGTGACGCCGTCCATTTGCTTGACCAATCAACGGGATCGAAACTGCGAGCAAACCTTATTTTTGGCGCTTCGAACGTAGTGGGAGACTTCGGAGATACCGTAGACCTAGCGCTAGAACGGGCGGTGGCAATCGCTGAAAACGAGGATGCGGAGTGCAAGCTGGTAGATCAAAACATTCTCCAGCAGCGTTTCGAACCTAAGACTACCGAGTACCTTAAGAACCTCTTACTCCCAACTGCGGCTAACAGCGCCAACTACGACGTTGGATTTGGTTTGTTTCTTGCCTACGACCTAGGCCTTGATCCAACGCTCTACCAGCGTGAGGAATTTCCACAGGTGATGGAGCAAAAACTCAAACAGGATCTACGCGCACACATCGGTCACATTCGTGACGAGATCCAAAACCGCGGCTTAGGAATCTACCCTTTCTACATTTACACCCTGCCAATGAATGACGCTGAATCTGACCGCGTCACCATCACTGAGGCGGTGCTGTAA